A region of the Polaribacter sp. L3A8 genome:
TTTGCATTTCAGCGTTTTCTTATGCTCAACAAAAACTGAATTGGATAAATTGGATAGGTTTTTTTTTATCAAACAAGATGTATTTATACAAGAAGCACAAGAAAAATCAGTAATTACCTTTCTTGAGTTTTTTAATACTATGTTTGAATTTACAATCAAATTTTTTATGCTATAACTTACTTATTTTACTAATACTACTTTTTGAAAACTAGGTTTTGGAGCTTCACACAGCGAACATTCATAGCTTTCTGGAAGCGCATTAAATAAGGTTTCTGCAGGGATATTTTGAGTAATATCACCAAAGGCTTCATCGTAAATTGTTAAACAATCTTTACATTGATATACCTCTAATTCTGTGGTTTCTTTTTGTACCTCAACTTCTTTTTCTGCTTCGATTTCACTTCCTAATTGATCAAAATACAACTGACTTAATTCCATTAACAAACCGGGTAATTCTACTTTATCCACGTCTTGAACGTGCATAATATATTGCCTTGTATTTGGGTCGAAATTTTTAGCATACAAAAGATTATACGTATCTCTTGTTTGAAAGTTGCCAATCATTTCTGGTTGTTTATTTCTTTCCACTACAATTGATGTAAAATAATAAGCTGCTTTGCTGTAATCTGTAATTCCGAAGGTTAAACCATACGTACTAATATCATTTTGATCGAAATTAGAAACCAAGTATTTTTTTAAATTTAAAGCATCTTTATTAGCAACAGGAATATGCCAATTTAACTCTAACATAGAATGGCGCACATTGATTCCTCGCTTCCCTAAAAACTTCTCCCAAACCAGTTTAGATTCTTTCGGAATCCCTTTAACAACAAAAGATTTCCAAGGTGTAATAGAAATTTTACCAATCTTATTTTCAGAACACAATTCGCACATTTCTTTTAAGAAAGAAATATCATATTTATTGTTTCTCCAATACAAACCTAACCAGTATTTATCCATCCCAATTTTGTTCATTCCTTCAAAATAAGGAAAAGGGTAAAAAGGCACTTCTAAAGGTTTATCAACCGTTCTATTATTCGTGTCTACTGCATCACTAACCAAATCGAAAATCATTTCGATGGTTTCTGGCTCTTCTTGAAGAACGTTTTCAATAGCAGTTTCAATCTTATCTAAATCCCAACTATAAATTAAAGCAGGATACATTTGTGTTTTTTTCCAATCTGGAAGCCTCACATACAAATACCAATAATCTTCGTGTTCTGAAGCGATAAAGTTTATATTCCCTGTAAACAAAGGAACTAAACGTTGTTTTGGATCTGTTAAATTTATTTTTAATTTAGATTCTGTATTAAATTGTTCTAAAAGATATAAATATCGGTCTCCTGTTAACCAAGACGTACTCGGAAAAATATCTGCACAAACATAAGACGAAACAATGTTTTCTACGCCTGTTTCATTTGCTTCTACAATTTTTAATTTATCAAATTGAGCTAACTCTTCTTGATTTACATTTTTAGGTAATAAAATATCTTGTCTAGAGCCAAAAGAAATGGTTTTTAAGCCCAAACTTTCTACAGATTCACAAATGTATTTTAGTTCTCCAGGAGATAAAACTCCACCTCTTACAATGATTCTATTTAACTGCTCGCTCATACTGTTACTTTTGCATTGTTCAAAATTTCTCTTACTTCCGTTTTACAACTTCCACACCCTAAACCTGCGCCTGTTTTGTTACATAATTCCGTAAAATTAGAACATCCTTTAGCAATGGCTTCTTCAATATTTCCTTCTCCTACCTGGCTACAAGAACAAACTAATTTACCTAAAACAGGTGCGTCATTAGATGCACCTCTTAACAAGGTTTCTCGTTTG
Encoded here:
- a CDS encoding rubredoxin domain-containing protein, with the protein product MSEQLNRIIVRGGVLSPGELKYICESVESLGLKTISFGSRQDILLPKNVNQEELAQFDKLKIVEANETGVENIVSSYVCADIFPSTSWLTGDRYLYLLEQFNTESKLKINLTDPKQRLVPLFTGNINFIASEHEDYWYLYVRLPDWKKTQMYPALIYSWDLDKIETAIENVLQEEPETIEMIFDLVSDAVDTNNRTVDKPLEVPFYPFPYFEGMNKIGMDKYWLGLYWRNNKYDISFLKEMCELCSENKIGKISITPWKSFVVKGIPKESKLVWEKFLGKRGINVRHSMLELNWHIPVANKDALNLKKYLVSNFDQNDISTYGLTFGITDYSKAAYYFTSIVVERNKQPEMIGNFQTRDTYNLLYAKNFDPNTRQYIMHVQDVDKVELPGLLMELSQLYFDQLGSEIEAEKEVEVQKETTELEVYQCKDCLTIYDEAFGDITQNIPAETLFNALPESYECSLCEAPKPSFQKVVLVK